CACTTACACACCCAATAGCCAGAAGTGTTACAAGTATAAATGCACGACTCAATTTAAAATTACTTGCACACATACCTTACTCCTTTATTTGAAGTGATTAGCCAATTGATCGTAGGCAAAGCATTGTGAGCTACTTGGGCCTAAAGCTAAGAGACACATTTCGTGTTTCCAACGTTAAGCTGACGCCTCAACTGAAGCGTCCCCTTTTGACACTCTCCGCCCCCTCCTGCTCACAGGCCCCAACCGCCATCCGCATGGCCTTGAATCTCGGAGAAGTTGTCCGCCGGGAAGTGGCTCGAAACTGTCGTCAACTGCAACGCTTGTTAGGTTTTGTTATTATGTTCCAAAGTTATTACTACTTTTCCTCGGGCATGTCCTTCTTCAAGATACCAGATAGCTTCAGCAACCTCACTTAACGGGTAGCGTCTATCTATGACTGGTTTTACTTTGCCGGTTTCGAGAAGCTTTTTCATAAAAACCAAATCCTTTTTATTTGGTTTCAACCCCAGGAAACCCATTTTCTTACTCCCAGTCATTGAAATCCATGGCCCTAAGAGCATAGCCTGGAACATTTGAGGCATGGAACCTCCGGTCGTGACATAAATTCCCTTGGGATTTAATACACGCTTATAATCTGAAATCGAATGATATCC
This DNA window, taken from Candidatus Neomarinimicrobiota bacterium, encodes the following:
- a CDS encoding zinc-binding dehydrogenase, with translation GYHSISDYKRVLNPKGIYVTTGGSMPQMFQAMLLGPWISMTGSKKMGFLGLKPNKKDLVFMKKLLETGKVKPVIDRRYPLSEVAEAIWYLEEGHARGKVVITLEHNNKT